From the Oscillospiraceae bacterium genome, the window CGGTATTCCTTTCTGGCCCCACGCTTTTGTAAAAGTGGACGGCGATATCGGTGCTCTGGTTGAAAGCTGGAACAACGAATACGGCTGCTTGGGCTATGGCGAAGACCTGTATGACCAGATCGTTGAATTTGGTAACATTATGGGCATCGAAGTCCTCACCTTCTAAAAAATGGAATAAAAGAACATAGAACGCAAAAGGCATGGGAATTTTCTCATGCTTTTTGTATTTAAGGTGAAATTGTTTTGGCAAACAATTTGATTTAAATGCCTTTTGCTATGTACCAATCAAGCCTCTCGGCGTACCAATGTACGCCTTCGGGTAACCCCTATGGGCTTGATTGATTCATTCTATGTCCTTTTCTTTCCATTTTACAATGAGGTAAAAATGCGCATAAGCAAATGAACTTCACCCATCGGCGTACACTCGGTACGCCTTCGGGTTACCCCTACGGGCTTGATTGATTCATTCTATGCCCTTTTCTTTCCATTTTTAGCATAGCACACTATTGAAACGGTGTGCCGTTTTCTCCGCTTTTTGAATCATTTTTCCGCTCATTTTGGCTCTATTCAAGATAAACATAAAAAAAGGTATGGAAATCAATCCATACCTTTTTTGTTTATCCTAATAATACGTCGGTCACAAGCATCACGCAGAAGCCAATTAAAAACGAATAGGTTGCACCCCGTTCATGTCCGTGGGCGTGAGTTTCGGGAATCATTTCATCGCTGATGACATAAAGCATTACCCCGCCTGCAAAGGCAAGCATAAAGGGCAGTACTGCAGTGGAAATGGATACCGAAAAATATCCCAGCAATGTGCCCACCACTTCCACCAAACCTGTGGCGAGGGCAATCATAAGGGTTCTGCCTTTGGAAACGCCTGCTGCCAGCATAGGTGCAATGATGACCATTCCTTCGGGAATATTTTGAAGTGCAATCCCACCTGCGATCACCAACGCCTGCTCTATGTTATCCGTACCAAATCCAACCCCTGCGGCAAGACCTTCGGGCAGATTGTGAATGGCAATTGCCATTACAAACAGAAGCACTTTATTTAAGTTGGTCTGATGGTGACTTTCAATGTCTGCTCCCGCCAATTTATGTAAATGGGGAACCAGCTTATCTAACATATTTAAAAACAGCGCACCCACAAAAATGCCTGCAATGGTAATGAGAATACCATACTTTCCGCCATATTCCAAAGAGGGCATAATGAGGCCGATTACCGCTGCACAGAACATGACACCTGCCGCAAAGGACAGCACGATATCCGAAAATTTATGAGTTTGTTTTTTAAAGAGGAAGCCGAGCAACGCCCCAATCATGGTGGCACCGCCAACGCCTAATGCCGTTAATAATACCATGGTCATAAGATTTCACCTGCCTGCTGGAAAATTACACAAGGGAGGAGCACGCTCCTCCCCTGCAATGAATAATGAATCGTGAAAAATGAAGAATTGTGGTGGCAGGCAAAGCCTGCATTAAAATGCATCCGCAAGATGCCACCATTTTTATTCTTTATTCTCTATTATTGATTCGTTTCTTCATTTCTTAATAGTTTTCTGCATGAATCTCAAAATAACTCTGAGGATGCGCACAAGTAGGACAAATTTCAGGCGCACTGTCACCGGTTACTAAGTGACCGCAGTTACGGCATTCCCAAACTTTGGTTTCTGCTTTTTTGAATACTTCTTTGGATTCCACGTTCTTTAATAATGCACGGTATCTTTCTTCGTGGCTTTTTTCGATTGCCGCAACCAAACGGAATTTTTCTGCCAGTTCGGTGAATCCTTCTTTTTCAGCAGTTTCTGCGAAACCTGCATACATATCGGTCCATTCATAGTTTTCGCCGTTTGCTGCTGCAACTAAGTTATCAGCAGTATCGCCGATGCCTTCCAATTCTTTGAACCACAGTTTTGCGTGTTCTTTTTCGTTATCAGCAGTTTTTAAGAATAACGCTGCAATCTGTTCGTAACCATCTTTTTTTGCTTTGGATGCAAAATAGGTGTATTTATTTCTTGCTTCGCTTTCACCGGAAAATGCTGCCATTAAGTTTTTTTCAGTCTGAGTTCCTTGATATTTGGACATGATAAATTCCTCCGTTGTTGTGATATAATAAAAAATTTAATTTAAATTACTAAAAATACGAAAAAAATTATTCTTCGGAAAAGCTGTCTTTCCCAACGCCGCATAAGGGACAAACGAAATCTTCGGGCACGTTTTCCCAGGTGGTTCCTGCATCGATTCCTGCATCGGGAGCGCCTTCTGCTTCGTCATATACCCATCCGCATACGTCACATACATATTTTTTCATTGTTTCATACCTCCATAATGATATCATAATTATTTGTTTAGTTTATATTAGCTGAAAATTTCAGCTCTTACACAATTTTCTCAAAGTCCGAAGCACCGTGTTTACATAAGGGGCAGATAAAATCGTCAGGCAGGGGTTCCCCCTCATAAACATATCCGCAGATTTTGCAGACATAGCCTTTTTTATCCGTTTGGGGCTTTGGTTTCACGTGCTGATGATAATAGGAATAAGTCATAGACTCATTCTGATTGATGACTCTTGCCTCGGTCACGGAGCAGATAAACATGCCGTGGGTATCCAAATCCACGTAGTTTTCCACTTTTAAAGACAGGAAAGAGTTGATATTTCTGGATAAGAATACCAGACCGTTATCGGAGCGAAGCACATCGGCTCCCTCGAATTTATCCACGTTTCTGCCACTCTGGAAACCAAATTGTTGGAATACCGAGAAGGGAGTGTCGGTTGTTAAGCAATTCATATTCATTTTGCCTGTCTGCTTAATCACGTGGTGAGAATAATTTTCTTTATTGATGGTCACAGCAATCCGATTGGGAGTGTTGGTCACCTGAGTTACGGTATTTACGATTAAACCGTTGTCTTTTTTGCCGTCATTGGATGTAATCACATATAAACCGTAACCAATGTTAAACAGGGCAGATAAATTGTTTTTATCCACATCTTCGCCCTGCTGTGCCAGATAGTCACCGCAAAGCTCGTCGGATAATTGGTTAAGCTGTGCCTGAGAGTCTTCATTGAGCGCTGACAAAATAGTTACTTCATTTTCGCAGAAGGTTAAGTTTTTAGATTTGGCAAACAGTTCTTTCATCACTTTGGTAGCTAAGGGTGCCCAGCTTCCGTTCTGAATGAATGCCACCGTTCTGTTCTGGAAATTCCGCTCAGTTAAATGATTGATAAATTCTTTCATAAAGGGGAAAATTTCCGCATTGTAGGTGGTGGTGGCAAGCACCAGTTTACTGTAACGGAAAGCATCTTCCACCGCTTCTGCCATATCGCATCTTGCCAGATCGTTTACCACCACTTTGGGGCAACCTTTGGCTTTTAATTGGTCTGCTAATTTCAACACCGCTTTTTTGGTGTTGCCATACACAGAAGTGTATGCAATCATAATGCCTTCTTCTTCAGGCTGATAGCTTGACCAGATGTTATATAAATTAAGATAATATCCTAAATTTTCCGTTAACACAGGACCATGGAGGGGACAGATTTTTTCAATATCCAGTCCTGCCGCTTTTTTTAATAAATTCTGCACCTGAGCACCGTATTTTCCAACGATGCCGATGTAGTAACGACGAGCTTCGCAAGCCCAGTCTTCTTCTACGTCCAACGCTCCGAACTTGCCGAACCCGTCTGCAGAAAACAGCACTTTATCAGTGGAATCGTAGGTCACGATTACTTCGGGCCAATGCACCATAGGAGCGGTGACAAAGGTAAGGTTATGTTTTCCTAAAGATAGGGTGTCTCCTTCTCCAACCACAATCTGTTTGTCGGAAAAATCCATGCCGAAAAACTGATTCATCATAGTGAACGCCTTAGAAGATGACACGATTTTCGCATCGGGATACGCTTTCAAAAAATTTACGATGTTTGCAGAATGGTCAGGCTCCATATGCTGGATGATCAGATAATCGGGTTTTCTGCCTGATAAGGTGTTCTGCAGATTGTCCAGCCACTGATGGGTGAAATTGATATCCACCGTGTCCATCACCGCAATTTTATCATCTAAAATCACATAGGAATTGTAAGACATTCCGTTGGGAACGTCATACTGCCCTTCAAATAAGTCCACAATGTGGTCGTTTACGCCGATGTATTTAATATCTTTGGTAATTTCCATATGATCACCTCTTATATACAAGTTTATTGTCTCCAATGCAGGAAGTTTTAAAACAGAAAATTGCGAAATGATTCTATTTTGTTTATTATATCATACCAAAAAAAATTTTACAATATTTTTTGAAAAAATTCTATCAAAAATCCACGCGCACATTTCGAAATAGCAAACTATCGTATGTTTTTCGTTATACAAAAAGCCCGAAACAGCAATTTTGGTTTCAGGCTTTTTTCATTTAGATTTAACTGTTTTTAGTGATGATATTAACATTCTGCGAATAGCACCACATTCATTTTGCATTTTCTTATATTTTTCTTCTTCCATACGATTTGTTTCGTATAGCAATTCCAACCAATACTCTGTTTCGTAGCACTCCTTTTGTGCTATTTCAAGCTTTGATATGAAATCATTTTTGCTTTGAGCGTATTGCGCTTCGTGAAGATTGGCACCAATTGAAGTTGCCGAACGAAGTAGCTGGTTCACCAATACCGATTCTTTATGATTAGATTTAATCTCTCTGCATAGAAAAACCATATCTTTCGCAAATTGCTTTGCTTTATCTCTCAAAACACTATCTGCCACTACTATCACCTCTACAATAATTATACGACAAAATCGTTACTTTTTCAAGTGATATTCTGTACTTTGTACAGAGTGATATTTTTGATAAATCAAAAGTGTTATTAAAACCTTTGGTTTTAGTGGTATTTTATTCGCTAACAAACTGCCGAAGGCAATACAACTGCTTAGCAATATCACTTGCAACAGCAAATACCACTCGCCATAAGGCAAATAAAACTGCCGAGTGTCCTTAAGAACACTCGGCAATTTGCATACCTTTTTCTTGCTAAAAAGAATTAGTCCTCGCAATCACAGTCACAATCGCAACCGCAGTCACAACCTTCGGGCAGATCCAGTTCAATCTGCTGACGGCAAGAAGGACAGTAAATGTCTTCGTTTTCTAAGGTTTCGCCGTCTACATACACTTCTTCGCCACAGTTGGGGCAGGTGATTTCATAAACGTCTTCATCGTCACAGCAATCGCAGTTACAATCGTCTTCGTCTTCTTCAAATACGATGTCTTCCACGTCTGCCAAATCATCAGACATATTGTCCATTTCTTCCTGAACCATTGCCAGATCGTCATCGATTTCTTCAATGTAATCGTTCATTTCTGCTAAAACGTCCAGAATGCCTTTGATGATTTTGCCTTCATTGGTGGATTCGTCCACTTTTAAGCCTTCAGCCAAGCCTTTTAAGTATGCGATTTTTTCGCCGATATTTTCCATAGGAATTCTCCTTTCAAATAAGGAAGCAAGAGCCTACGCTCTTTCCATATAGCTTCCGTCTCTGGTGTCGATTCTTAAAACGTCACCAATGTTGATAAACAGAGGCACGTTGATGGTTGCACCGGTTTCTAAGGTTGCAGGTTTGGTTGCACCCTGAGCGGTGTTACCAGCTAAGCCGGGTTCAGTTTCGGTAACTTCCAATTCCACAAAGTTGGGGGGTTCAATACCGAATACGTTACCATTGTGAGATAAGATTTTAACGCATTCGTTTTCTTTTACGAATTTTAATGCGTCTCCCACCTGACTTGCATTGATGGGAATCATATCGAAGGTTTCCTGATCCATAAAGTAATACAGGTCACCATCGCTGTAGGAATACTGCATATCTTTTCTTTCGATATGAGCTTTCGGGAATTTATCAGTGGGTCTGTAAGTTTTTTCAACTACAGAACCGGTAATGATATTTTTGATTTTGGTTCTAACGAACGCTGCACCTTTCCCGGGTTTTACATGCTGAAATTCAACAACCTGAAAAATGTTTCCATCTTCCTGGAAAGTAACGCCGTTTCTGAAATCGCCGGCACCGATCATAGTGAATTCTCCTCTCAATCGGAAATAAATTCCGTTTATAGTTCTTAATTATATTACAATATAACAAGTATATTATAGCAAAGGTCTTTGAAAATTGCAAGTTATTTTTTCAATATTTTTCGTGTTTTGGATATTTTTAGCAGATTTTTTTGTTAATATCCCAAAGATTTGCGTTCTTTGCGGAGTTCTTTGCGCTTCACGGCAGCTTCCCACTCCATCTGTTCGGTGACGGTTTCCACCACCAATTCAGGCACTTTGACGGGATTTTGATTCTGATCAATAGCAACCATCACAAGGTAGGCGGTGTTAATCAGACGCAGTCTTCCGTTATCACGCTCCCGAAAGGTGTCCACACGGATTTCCATAGAGGTATTCCCCGCATAGGTGATGCGTCCCCGCAGGACTAAAGTATCTCCGGGAAATGCACCTTCTTTAAACTGCAAGCGGTCAATGGAAGCGGTAGTTACATTACAGCCTGCGTGGCGACGGGCAGTGATTGCTGCCACAATATCAATCCAGGCGAGCAGTCTTCCGCCAAACAGCCTCCCCGACGGATTTAAATCTTCGGGCAGAATCAGCTGAACCTGCTCGGTTTCGGAATCTTTGACTTTTTTTTGATGCAAGGTTTGTCCCCTCCTTATGCTGTGGGAAAATGGATAAGATTGATGCCGTCTTCATTAGGGGTTCTCTCGGTTTTTATGTCGGAGCAAATCACCGTAATTTCTGCTGTGACACTAATCACACAACGGCTTAAATGTCCGCCAATTACCTGATTGGATTCGTCTGCCACTTGAATATGCAGATGTAAGTATGGTTCCCCGTTTTTTCTGGAAATATTCCCCGTAAGCGAGGTGATTTCCATATCCCCCGTGCAGGTGTTGGAAATGTACATCTTTTTCTCGGTATCAAACAAACCCACGGTTACATCATTGGTGGCACCAATACCCAAAACCATACCTGCCTGAATATCTTCTTTTTTGCACAAAGCAGTAAGTGCTTCTAAAAGTTCTTCCCCTTTCTCCAGGCGGAGAAAGAGGAAGTTTTCATTTCTTTGGTATTCCATTGTTCTTTCAAATTATTCGCCAACAACGATGGAAACGCTCTTCACAATTTTAATACCGTTTTCATCCACGGTGTAGGATAAATCAACTAAAGTGCCTTCAGAGATTCCCATTGCTTCCAAATCAATTTCGGGAGAAATCTGATAAGATTTTTCCTGCTGACCGTCTTCAGGATTTGCTTCGATAATTACCATCAGATTGCTGTCTGCCATACCCAGATACATACCGGTAGTCTGATAGCTTTCTCCTTCGGGAGTGGGAGCTTCGGTGGTGGTTGCATCAGGAATGTTGGAGCCCGGTCTGGGAGTTGCTTCTGCGTTTACAGCGGGTTCTTGGGAACCATCGTCAGACGCGGTATCTTCTGCTGCAGCGTCGGCTGCAACTTCAGTTTTTGTGTTGTTTGCAGCTGCAGTTTTAGAAGACTTGTCTTTTTCTGCCTGAGTAGAGCCGCAAGCGGAGAGACACAGTAATGCTGCCAACAAAAGTGCTAAAATTTTTAAGTTTTTCATAATTTTAAATCCTTTCTTTCTTAAAAACTGACATTTTTTCTTTTTTTATTTTTTTATATTATATTTTGCTTTTTGCAATTTGTCAACTGTTTTCACAGTTGTTTTCTTTTGCACTAATCGGAAACCAATTTCACATTGTCGGCACCCAACAGCGCGGAAAGTTTTTCAATTAAGATATTATTTTCCATAACCCAGAGTTTTTTGGGCGCAACGGTAAGCCGCTTTTCTTTCTCAAAATACACATAAACGGGAGTTTCTCCCGAAAAGAAGGTGAGCAGCTTCTTAACATCTGTCATGAGGGGAGATGCTTCTTCAGGCAACCGCAAATACAGCTTTAAGTAGGTTAAATCGGTGGAGAATCTGCGAAGACCTGTCAAGATGAATTTGAAGGTGTCTTCTCCCTCTAACACCAGTCTTCCGTCTGCCACCACAATGTTGTCTTCCAAAATGGCATCTGTATTTTTCACATATAAATCAGGGAATGCAATCGAGCTGACTACTCCCGACATATCCTCTAAACTGAAAAACGCCATTCGGGTTCCCTGCTTGGTGCGACGGACATCCAGATTGGAAATCACACCGATTACCGTGATATTCTTTTCCGAAATTCCCTCTTCCAACATAGATTCCTTGGTTGCAACAATGGGGTCTCCGCCCATAGAACGGATTTTCTTCTGAAATTGCTCCAACGGATGCCCCGATACATAAAGACCAAGCACCTGTTTTTCCATTTTTAAATCGTCCGGCGTTGGCTTGTAACGCTCTTTCTTTTTCGGACTTTTCCGGATGGGTTCGGGAGAAGGCTCCCGAAGAGAAATTCCAAATAAATCCAACTGACCGCTGACGTGAGTCTGCAACACATGAGCTTGCTCGTCCATTAAGGGTTCGTAAGCCAAAAGCAGTTCACTTCGCTTGTCAAATTCGTCAAAGCAGCCTGACAGGATTAAGGATTCCATGGCTTTTTTGTTGAGCTGTTTGCCTAAAAGACGTTTGATAAAATCTTCCAAGGATTGAAAATCACCATGGTTCTGCCGTTCTCTCACAATGGCTTCTGCCAGTTGTTTGCCAATGCCCTTGATGGCGGTTAAGCCGAACACAATGTCATCATTTTTCACGGTAAAGGTCACATTTCCCGTATTGATGCCGGGAGAATGGACACGAATTCCCCGTTCTCTTGCGGACTGGATATAATAGGAAACCTTTTCGGTAAATGCCATATAAGAAGTGAGAAGTGCCGCATAGAAATAAGCGGGATAATAACATTTTAAGTATGCAGTCTGATACGCTAACACCGAATAGCAGGCAGCGTGAGACTTATTGAACGCATAGGATGCAAAATCTTCAATTTCACGGAAAATGGATTCTGATATAGCAGGAGCAATTCCGTTTTTTAAGCATCCCTGCACAAATTTTTCTTTTTCTCTAAGCAGAACGTCTGCCTTCTTTTTGGAGATGGCGCGGCGAATGATATCTGCTTGACCCAGCGTGTATCCGGCTAACTGACGAAAAATTTCCATTACCTGCTCCTGATACACAATGCATCCGTAAGTCACGGATAAAATAGGCTCCAACTCTTTGCATTTATATTGGACGAGATCAGGGTTCTCTTTGTTCCGTATAAATTCAGGAATTTTTTTGGCAGGCCCCGGACGGTAGAGAGAAATTGCCGCAATCACATCTTCAAAAGTGCGAGGTTTAAACTCTTTTAAAAAGTTTTTCATCCCTGAAGATTCCAGCTGAAATACCCCGTCGGTATCTCCCGAGGATAATAAATCATACACCTTGGGGTCATCATAGGTTAAACGGGTCAGAAGAATCTGTTTTCCCGTCTGACGGTAAATGGTGTTTAAGGTATCTTCAATTACCGTCAAATTACGAAGTCCCAAAAAATCCATTTTCAGAAGTCCTAAGGATTCCAAGTGCGCCATTTCGTACTGGGTGGCAGCTGCATCGGTCACGTTGCA encodes:
- a CDS encoding ZIP family metal transporter, whose protein sequence is MTMVLLTALGVGGATMIGALLGFLFKKQTHKFSDIVLSFAAGVMFCAAVIGLIMPSLEYGGKYGILITIAGIFVGALFLNMLDKLVPHLHKLAGADIESHHQTNLNKVLLFVMAIAIHNLPEGLAAGVGFGTDNIEQALVIAGGIALQNIPEGMVIIAPMLAAGVSKGRTLMIALATGLVEVVGTLLGYFSVSISTAVLPFMLAFAGGVMLYVISDEMIPETHAHGHERGATYSFLIGFCVMLVTDVLLG
- a CDS encoding rubrerythrin family protein, whose product is MSKYQGTQTEKNLMAAFSGESEARNKYTYFASKAKKDGYEQIAALFLKTADNEKEHAKLWFKELEGIGDTADNLVAAANGENYEWTDMYAGFAETAEKEGFTELAEKFRLVAAIEKSHEERYRALLKNVESKEVFKKAETKVWECRNCGHLVTGDSAPEICPTCAHPQSYFEIHAENY
- a CDS encoding rubredoxin; translation: MKKYVCDVCGWVYDEAEGAPDAGIDAGTTWENVPEDFVCPLCGVGKDSFSEE
- a CDS encoding MBL fold metallo-hydrolase, giving the protein MEITKDIKYIGVNDHIVDLFEGQYDVPNGMSYNSYVILDDKIAVMDTVDINFTHQWLDNLQNTLSGRKPDYLIIQHMEPDHSANIVNFLKAYPDAKIVSSSKAFTMMNQFFGMDFSDKQIVVGEGDTLSLGKHNLTFVTAPMVHWPEVIVTYDSTDKVLFSADGFGKFGALDVEEDWACEARRYYIGIVGKYGAQVQNLLKKAAGLDIEKICPLHGPVLTENLGYYLNLYNIWSSYQPEEEGIMIAYTSVYGNTKKAVLKLADQLKAKGCPKVVVNDLARCDMAEAVEDAFRYSKLVLATTTYNAEIFPFMKEFINHLTERNFQNRTVAFIQNGSWAPLATKVMKELFAKSKNLTFCENEVTILSALNEDSQAQLNQLSDELCGDYLAQQGEDVDKNNLSALFNIGYGLYVITSNDGKKDNGLIVNTVTQVTNTPNRIAVTINKENYSHHVIKQTGKMNMNCLTTDTPFSVFQQFGFQSGRNVDKFEGADVLRSDNGLVFLSRNINSFLSLKVENYVDLDTHGMFICSVTEARVINQNESMTYSYYHQHVKPKPQTDKKGYVCKICGYVYEGEPLPDDFICPLCKHGASDFEKIV
- a CDS encoding four helix bundle protein, which codes for MADSVLRDKAKQFAKDMVFLCREIKSNHKESVLVNQLLRSATSIGANLHEAQYAQSKNDFISKLEIAQKECYETEYWLELLYETNRMEEEKYKKMQNECGAIRRMLISSLKTVKSK
- the efp gene encoding elongation factor P, which encodes MIGAGDFRNGVTFQEDGNIFQVVEFQHVKPGKGAAFVRTKIKNIITGSVVEKTYRPTDKFPKAHIERKDMQYSYSDGDLYYFMDQETFDMIPINASQVGDALKFVKENECVKILSHNGNVFGIEPPNFVELEVTETEPGLAGNTAQGATKPATLETGATINVPLFINIGDVLRIDTRDGSYMERA
- a CDS encoding acyl-CoA thioesterase produces the protein MHQKKVKDSETEQVQLILPEDLNPSGRLFGGRLLAWIDIVAAITARRHAGCNVTTASIDRLQFKEGAFPGDTLVLRGRITYAGNTSMEIRVDTFRERDNGRLRLINTAYLVMVAIDQNQNPVKVPELVVETVTEQMEWEAAVKRKELRKERKSLGY
- a CDS encoding DNA-binding protein; the protein is MEYQRNENFLFLRLEKGEELLEALTALCKKEDIQAGMVLGIGATNDVTVGLFDTEKKMYISNTCTGDMEITSLTGNISRKNGEPYLHLHIQVADESNQVIGGHLSRCVISVTAEITVICSDIKTERTPNEDGINLIHFPTA
- a CDS encoding DNA polymerase III subunit alpha, producing MDFCHLHVHTEYSLLDGLCRIRELVSCAKNLGQTALAITDHGAMYGAMEFYKECKAQGVKPIIGCEFYVAYSDMTDRSVPGYHHLILLAKNETGLRNLYKLSTESYKKGFYYKPRIDKSLLAEHTEGLICLSGCIAGELSQNILADDMESAKKTARFYQKIFAKGDYYIEIHNHHLPDEKKVMPKLLALSRELGIPAVCANDVHYILQSDHDIQDILMCIQMQRQVSEEDRIRLETREFYLKSYEQMAEIFPEELLANTLEIAEKCNLEIPFGEFRFPKYPAPKNSETYLRELCYHGLCAKYETVTEELKERLEYELKTIISMGFCDYFLIVWDFVAYAKGKGIPVGPGRGSAAGSLVAYCLNITTVDPIRYGLVFERFLNKERVSMPDIDIDFCNERRGEVIDYVISKYGSDRVAQIVAFGTMKARAAVKDVARATGIPYYLADEVTKELSKCKVLNITLDEAMSRKDNRLKELYDENPDIKKLIDTSRKLEGHIRHTTVHAAGVLITGEPAVNLVPLCNVTDAAATQYEMAHLESLGLLKMDFLGLRNLTVIEDTLNTIYRQTGKQILLTRLTYDDPKVYDLLSSGDTDGVFQLESSGMKNFLKEFKPRTFEDVIAAISLYRPGPAKKIPEFIRNKENPDLVQYKCKELEPILSVTYGCIVYQEQVMEIFRQLAGYTLGQADIIRRAISKKKADVLLREKEKFVQGCLKNGIAPAISESIFREIEDFASYAFNKSHAACYSVLAYQTAYLKCYYPAYFYAALLTSYMAFTEKVSYYIQSARERGIRVHSPGINTGNVTFTVKNDDIVFGLTAIKGIGKQLAEAIVRERQNHGDFQSLEDFIKRLLGKQLNKKAMESLILSGCFDEFDKRSELLLAYEPLMDEQAHVLQTHVSGQLDLFGISLREPSPEPIRKSPKKKERYKPTPDDLKMEKQVLGLYVSGHPLEQFQKKIRSMGGDPIVATKESMLEEGISEKNITVIGVISNLDVRRTKQGTRMAFFSLEDMSGVVSSIAFPDLYVKNTDAILEDNIVVADGRLVLEGEDTFKFILTGLRRFSTDLTYLKLYLRLPEEASPLMTDVKKLLTFFSGETPVYVYFEKEKRLTVAPKKLWVMENNILIEKLSALLGADNVKLVSD